DNA sequence from the Solea solea chromosome 12, fSolSol10.1, whole genome shotgun sequence genome:
TAATCCTTCAGAATTCAGCCCTGCTTAAATATTCCCAGTGTTTCCTCTGACCCTTTCACAGTAAAAGcctcatcatttttaaatgttctcctTTTAACCTTGGAGTACCTCTATGGACGAGACCATTAACTGACGTGTGACAGTGAAGCTCATGTTCCCATAGACTTTCTTTCAAACTGGCATTTGTTTTGCCACCAGTAGgtttgccccctggtggctatttgACATATTCTTACTCCCAGCTGACCCTCAACTGACAGAGTGGAAGATTGCGTCCACTTTTTATGTacagtcaacattttttaactgttCTGAGTAATGTGCAGAAAATTCTAGAGAATTTGCTCCGGACATTCTCTGGAGTTTATCTGCGTTTAGCTGTTTCAGACATTTTCCTGGAGAATATCCAGACTTCAGTACGTTCCTGAAAGCAGCAACCCTCGTATCTGAGTATAATTATACAATAAcattacataaaaatgtacatgttttgttttcctgtccaAGCCAGAGACTTGTTTCTGAGGATTATAACTTCAAACACATCCATTTGAAAACACTGTGACTCTCATGAACCATACAACGGTTCATGGTGTTGAGacgtaaataaaataaaataaaaacttagcTTAGTTCAGAATTCTTCTACCAGCTAACTCGAGCTTTAACTAGCTTGAAATGTCAACATGTCCACGTTCAAACTGAAGGTTGCCCCAACAGAGGACTTTTAATAGGGTTGGAGACACATTCCACtttaatcagcagcagcagactggtTTTCTACCAGTTAGTCAAAAATAACGTTGGTGTCGTTTATGTCAAGTTTAtgaaacacaaaccaaaaactgTTGAAGTGTACATACTGTAGCAGGTGTCATGCTCAGCAGCATGAAGTGCCTTTGGTTGGAAACAGaccttgttgctgttgttgaatTTTAGTGAACATACAAAACACGCGATTAGGTATCACAGTCAGAAGAACTCGACGAGACTGCTTTTTGTAAGATTTGACTTTATGTTTCTGTATGTGACAGATTCATGTTGAAATGGCTCATTATGTGACGGTGCCTCATTCATCAGATGCAACTCTCGTGGCTTGTTTCTCCAACAGAAGGACAAATCGGAtttaaaaatcaacaaacatgcgattaaagatttgttttttaaactcgGGAACAGGTTGACAATTTGGAAAAAGCACTTCATTTTGCTTTCTTACAGAGAGTTGTATGAAAAGTCCAACACCACTAGGAGATGATGGGATTAGCTTAGTTTAGCGTACTTAGCCATAATGAGTGGAAACAGCTAAACATAGCTAGCATGGCTTTGTCTGAAGTTGGCAAAAAATTAAACAGCATCGGTTGTTGTTTAATCCACTGATTCCAAAAACTGGGTCTTGTTTTTTGGGTGCCCAAACAAATTGGCAGgattttcccaaccttttagttaatatttatttgtatagtgtaTTAATTTACCAAACGTATCTTGGAAATAATTAATTCACAAAGTTGTGGCTCCTAAATCAGGATTTCCAcatatagaaagtttgggagAAACTGGTTTAATCAATCCAACTCTTCAACCCAGCAACCTGGATTGTTCTTAAAAgtgaagttgttgttttctagTTTGCTAACATGGTGGTTCTCTTATTAAAagcaaaatgtgagaaaagtgCAATGGAAACATTTCTGTTTAACATCCCACCAGCATTTCTGGATGTATCTGGAACAACAAGACCATGATGTTCATCAAAATCTCTTAAAAAGTACTTGCATTTTGACGAATGACACCCATAAAAATGAGTTCATCATCAGCATATTAAGAGATAGTAGTGTGATTCGGTGGTGTCCAAAACATCCAGAGACAGGAAGTGTTGAGGGGCAACTGTTACTATTTTATCAGAGCCATGTTTAGTCAGAGCTGGCCAACTGTAAATATTTGGCCTCCGCAAATAATGACTCAGATCTGACTCAGAGGACTTTCTACCTTTGTGCCTAAAAGTTTCTAGATTTGCCATCGTCCAAACCCCAGCCATGTTTTGAATATTTGTCCGAAAGACCTTGTGGGCGTCTCCAACGAAACGCTTCCTTCAGCTTTCCCACGGTTTAGTCTCACACCACAACAATTTGTTGTTTGTACGCAGACCAGTCAGCCTTCACACCAGGGTGCGAACACGTAACGTGTACGTGATGATCTGATTCTGCTATAATGACCCTCTGTCTGGATCTTATTTTACCACCTGCTTACCAAAGACAGTCACcatgcaacacaaaaaaaacagagtgaaaGTGATTTAATACAAGAAACTTAGTAGcttctgccaaaaaaaagacttaTCAACTTAGAAACATCTGTAGCTCACACTACAGCTACACTGTAAAACCAGACTGGTCTCCCAGGAAAGCGTTactatttttacttttctgcaaaccacgGTAGTTTGTTATATTAGTGCAGTAAATATGTCTGACATTTGGACaggtgtttcatttgttttatcagCATTTCTTGTGGCACAATTGAGTGAAAAAGGACAAGCTAGTGTTTGCGAGTAACTAAAAAAAGTCTGTAGATTTGGGTCAAGAAATCCGAAGTTTGCCTTTCACAATGGAAAATTTGAGCGAGTGACTCGTGTGAACGCGATTAAGATATTGTCAATCAAAGTTGACGTCCATTGTTCttcttgtgtgtctctctttggATGCCTCAGTGTTTCAAGCTGGTTCTTGGTACAGGGGGGCGCTCTCAATTCCGTCAACAGGGACTATGTAGTAGGGctgccatttttttcccccaaaaaaaaagacaaaggaatATTACGTGACAcactgtttaaaagaaaaaaaacaaaacattcttcCACATGCCGTTGTTGATGCCGTAAAAAACAACATCCACGCTCTGCTGGACCTTGTGAGTATTACCACAGACAGTCTGATGTACTTTGAGGTTGTATATTTAGGGTCCCAGTGCACAAATTGCAGGAAGGACCATATTGTAACTGaaagagttattattattagtttggTGGTGGGAGGATCTCGTCTCTGCTTTTTGCAGACGATCTGGTCTTCATCGAACAATGTCCTTCAGCTCTTGCTGGGGAGGCTTCCCAGCTGAGTGTGAAGCAGTTGGGATGAAGATCAGCACCTCCAAATCTGAGGCCAGGGTTCTCAGCCTGAAAGTATCTCAGGATTTTGTTCATGAGTGAGGGAACGATGGAACGGGAGATCGACAGGCGTATCGGGGCAACCGGTCTGTTGTGGTGAAGCTTAGCTGGAAAGGCGAAGCTCTGGATTTACCAGTCAATCTACGTTCCaaatcctcacctatggtcatgagcTTTGAGCAATGACCGCCAGAACAAAATCACAAGGCTCAGCCTTAGAGACAGGGTAAGGAAGCTGGACATTCGGGCCGTTGGGGAGACAGCTGAGCTGGTTTGGGCATCTGATTAGGATACCTCCTGGACCCTTCCCCATGGGCAGGTGTTTTCGGGCACGTTTTCAGGGCCGACCCAGGACACACTGGAGGGGTTATATCTCGTGGCTGGCCTGGAAAAAGTGGCTGGGGGGAGTGCGGTCTGGGCTACATTGTGAAGGCTGCTGCCCCCGATATCCGGAAACCCTGATTAGTGGAAGACGACAAAGTTTGAACAGATATCAGAATTTcggataaaaagtgacagcccactatgtagcaatgcctcatacAGCCACATTGAAAAAGTTCCTGAACACTTTAAACACCTTCATGTTAATATTTTGTCCTAATTTTGGCTCAGAAATTGAGTCTGtgtatctgtggtttgcagaaacgtCCCATAGCGACGTATGATCCCGGCTGCTGGGTTGGTTACATCTGTACAGCGTAaaaataatacacttttaaGACATTTCTTAACAAATATGGACATTTGTAATCGTCTTGTTGGGCAAGACTGCGAGAAGAAACTGTGATTCTGTGATTAACTTTACTGTCGCCACGTCTGTTCGCTATAATCGACGGAAAATATGATTACGAAAATCCCACAAACGCACTGTAGAACACTATTGTTCAAAGATGTTTCTGAACTGCTGagtttctgctgagtcattgtTGTCCGTGTTGTTACTGTTTTCTTGTACGTGCGagttttggatgttttttttgttttttttatcgaAAAAACCTTTGTGTGGCACAGAAATCCTGTCAATGTAATCGATCCCAAAAATGGCCTTGAATCTTTTCACTCCAGTGCATGTgcgacacgtgtgtgtgtgtgtgtgtgagtgtgtgtgtatgtgtgtcaggtgtgtgtgtttgtgtgcactgaGGGTCTTTTGATAAGGTGCTTTGTATAAAAGTGACAATAACGTTTATTACAGATGTTGTGTATATCTTTGATATTCTAATAATTATCCTTATTTTGGCGAGAACAGAGAACACGtagatgcgtgtgtgtgtgtgtcgttggTTCTTCACAGGGTCTGATCTTTGCTTTGTAACGTTTATTTTCTCTCCCCTCATGGCTAAAAGTACGTTAGATATTTTCTAGCTTTGTAGAGACTTTGTACGCATATGCtattcaatttaaataaatggtcAGTTCCAAACTTTGCTCTGTGGTTTTTCTCTTCATTCATAAACGCACTGCAACGTTTTTATGTCGTACTTTACACATTTTATGTTCTattttactgtgacattttttattACCTAGTAGGGGTGGattgatacagtgaaatattgcgatatttttcGTGATATTATATCACTTTTGAGACACCAAGTATCCATTTTTTTTAGCATATAACTGATGTTACAACTAAACTATTTCCACTATTTTTAATTCTACTACATCCTGTAACCACCTCTCACAACTAccactactaccactactacttcTACCACTACTAACGCACTTTGAAGTTTTTTATATCATActttacacattttatattctatttttactgtgacattttattatatattaggGTTGGGGGTAAAAAATTGACCCAGTGAAATATTGCGATATATTTTTGTGATACTATATTGCTTTTGAGACACCAAGTATCCATTTTTTTTAGCTCATATAACTTCTCTGCTGGGTGAGTATATTgagtatacatacatatattgagcatatatatatatatacacaaacatatgTGGTTTCGTAAATAGTATTTTGCaatatcatatttttatatactaTAGCAATACTGTTTAAATATACAGAAgtgcattgcattcatttgaattccTATTTTTCTGAGTAATTCTTGTTCTGTTTTTCGGGCTAATCACCCCCCAGTTTATTTCTCTCGCAAGAACCTACAACCTGGAAGTGACTCCCATATTTTCAACAGTACAAGTATTCTTATTGTATCATATTTTCGTTCAGTAGTACATTAGGACATtttgtcatatactgtatatatatatatactataaaatAATGATGCCTTCAagcggtttttttttttcatgtgaccctaatcctcttccgtacttCTGAGCGTTTAGAACTTATTTTTCtctaatttaaatttttttacgCTCTGTACCTTTAAGTCAGTGTAGCGTTGTGAATATTAAATgtgtacaatttaaaaataaataaaataaaaacggtTGAATTAGCTCACGGCGTCGATATGAGAGCTCATTTCCGGTGAGGTTTGAAactggtggggggggggggaggcgggGCGTAGTCGGCGGTCGGTTCCGGTCCGTTTCCGTAGCAACGAGGTCAGCGTTTCCAAACAGAGCACGAGGCACGAGCTTTCATCACCGCCGAAGAAAAAAATGGAGCCAGAGTAAGAAACTGCTTAAAACTTACTTACGTTTTTAAAGACTTACAAACATATGTCGTGTCGTGACGTCAGTGCAGCTCGTGcacataatgatgatgatgatggtgatgatgattgtGTGTGGTTGACAGTGACCCGGGTTTTGCTTCTATTTCCACCAGAAAATCCACAGAAATCACGAGTAACGATCATCAAGCAACTAAACCTGGtaagaaaaactaaactaaacaataaCTGTTCACTTAATGAGAaactttgactttatttttcccTTAAAACCTTTACtgtctcaccacacacacacacacacacacacacaaacaaacaccagtaaactaaataaaataaaaacataatgggtatcatataaacacaaatgtgcaaaatatggtcaatatttaataaaatatgaGTATATGTAATTAAACATTTGCTTAATAATGTAAATGCAAACTGTGTGATCTAAAAAACTATTGAAAACTATGGATAACATAACATAAGTgtgcacaaaaatgaaaaataaatctaaaatagggataatataaacatatactaCTGTTCCAGCTGCCGTCGGCGCTCACATCTCTCAGATCCCTGGActgtcctcctccatcacctctgACGTCTCAGAGGAGAAGACCAGAGGACGCAGAGTACGAGTCCTGGACACAGACTCGGACTACGTGAAACTGGCCAAACAAGGAGGACACAAAGGTGAAGAGTCAACTGTCCTCCTCTCAGCCGCTCGTGTCACACATCATTGATGAAGACACGATGAAGACATGATGTTTGACCTCCACTCATTTCCATCTTTGTGTAAATACAGGACTTTTGTGTCACGAGGAGACGAGTCCGTCTTCAACCGACGATTACAAACGTCCAGACTGGTTCACGTCTTCACCAGAGGACGACGGCAAGACAATAAGGTACTTTACCTGTAACCAACTACCACCACCTAATAATTCTAATACTACTgtagtactagtagtagtacTATTACTACTTATGCTGCTGCTTTCTTCACTTCTTCCATATCTACTTCTAAGTCTACTACCCCTACTACTCCTGCTTCTACAACCTGTACTTCCTGTCCTACTACAATCTTTACAACTTCTTCTAGTACTTCTATGTCTTCTTCTACTATTACGTGTTTCTTAGGAAGACCACACTAGTTTAGACTTGACTTGGACTAGTTTAGATGAGTTTAGACTTGACTCAGATGAGTTCAGACTTGACCTGGACTAGTTTACACAAGTTTAGACTTTACTTGGTCTAGTTTAGACGAATTTAGAGTTGACCTAGACTAGTTTAAACGAATTTAGACTTGAACTGGACTAGTTTAGACGAGTTTAGACTTGACTCAGACTAGTTTAGACTTGACCTGGTCTAGTTTAGACAAGTTTAGACTTGACTCAGACGAGTTTCGACTTGACCCGGACTAGTTTAGACAAGTTTAGACTTGACTCAGACTAGTTTAGACTTGACTTGGTCTAGTTTAGACAAGTTTAGACTTGCCCCGGACTAGTTTAGACGAGTTTAGACTTGACTCAGACAAGTTTAGACTTGACCTGGACTAGTTTAGACGAGTTTAGACTTGAGACGAGTTTAGACTTGACTCAGACGAGTTTAGACTTGACCTGGACTAGTTTAGACGAGTTTAGACTTGACCTGGACTAGTTTAGACAAGTTTAGACTTGACTCAGACGAGTTTAGACTTGACCTGGACTAGTTTAGACGAGTTTAGACTTGACCTGGACTAGTTTAGACTTGACCTGGACTAGTTTAGACGAGTTTAGACTTGACTCAGACTAGTTTAGACTTGACCTGGACTAGTTTAGATGAGTTTAGACTTGACTCAGACGAGTTTCGACTTGTCCTGGACTAGTACAGTAATCATGTGACAGAGGACATCGAGGACGCAGGTCTCCTGAGACACATGACGTTGTATATTGAACGTCATGTGTGTCCCTGTTTTGTCTCTAAcagtgaaaagaagaaaaaccctGGAGCTTTCCAAACACTGGCGCCGCCCTTTGGGACGGACAACATGTCCACGTGGGAGCGCGAGGAGGACGACAACTGCAGCACTGAGAGGGTGAACAGAGGAAAAGactgttcatgtgttcatatcatgactccacacacacagttagagaAGTCATGTCACCATGACTCAGCCTTTTTTTATGCTAATGCTTGTGTAGTGCAGTGTCACTGTTTTTACCAGAGGCCACAGAGtttacttctactactactactactactactaatactactattAATAGTACTTGTACAACTAGTGCCTCTTCTACTTATtctaccaccactactactattTGTCTTCTACAGTatttacttcttcttctactatAACTACAACTACTACCACTACTTCTTTGACCATTACTTATTTACcttctactactattactacatCTTCTACTTGTACTTCTACTTCATACACTACTACCACCACTATTGcgacttcttcttctactacttctTTTACTTCTATTACTACtcctactattactactactacttgaATTAGACTATTTAGTCTACTACTATTACTTCTACTGCAACTACTTATTATAATACTACTTCCACTACTTCTTCCTCTACTACTACTAGTGCCatgacttcttcttctgttacttACCTTACTTCTACAACTACAACCAATACTCCCACCGCTACTACTACTATGATTACTACTACTTGTACAAGACTACTTCTTAGTCTACCACTATTACTCTTATTTCCACCTCTTCTTCAACAGTACTTGTACTTCTTCCTCTACTACTACTATACTACTTAtgctactaatactactaccaCCACCTGTTTTTGTACAGTACATGAACGTCTTCCTCTACTACTATTACTTCTGCCACAACtacttcttctgctgcttttattACTTCGACTACTACTCTTACTCTCAATTGTACTAGACTACTTCTAAGTATTCTACTATTACTACTGCCACCGTTACTACACTGACGCTGTTTCAGGTtctgcagaataacaacaacaacaaccttcaCCACAGTCCGACAGAGAAACCACCGTCACTCAGCAAACAACACCACGCAACCGGCCAATTCAGGAGGATGTAAGTTCATGTGGGCACAAGAGGGCGCTGTTGGTCTGTAGTTACTTTGTGGTTGAATTCACGTGTGATCAAATTCAGTTTGTTCATGTAATGTTGTAAAGTTTGCCTGTTATAATCTCTCTGGTTAACGTAAAATATGATGAAAACATTTCCTATTACAAAACAACCATTTGtcatgtattttattaaatgcatcttttattgaatttttatatacatttctgttttattgttgtgttttctttcttttataatATAAGATAATATCATTTTTTGTTTCAATCAGAGTGTTTGATAAGAAACCAGCTCCAGTGGACATGTCCAAGCTGCTGAGCTTTGGTTACGCAGACGACGACAAACCGACAGCCGACAACGATGCATCAAGTATGTGGTTTTTAACCAAATGATgaaatttcacattttgtttaatgaattttcagactttaaaaaagcattttagcctCTCAACAAAAGCCTCGccaaacaaaatcaacatcagcttaagtctacggtgtcttaagaacatgtttgctgctttattttgctgtttcaACCACCTtgtgtgaagtttgtgtcactttgtaaaccacactaaactccacagagaaaaccagcgatgtttacatcacagcacacagggagTTATTGATCCACCACAGCCCTCATGTAGATGTTCACATGTTTTATCCTTTGTCTCTGTGAGCTGAAAAccatgattttctctatagagtttggtgcaggaaagttAGCATTTAACAAACTTCCCTTTTCTGTCAGAAAAGGCAGTCAAAGCAGCAAGAAAACagttgaaaacacattttaaacaaagacTTAAAGTGGTGTAGATTTTATCAACTGAGCCtttttttaagtggctaaaatcagttatttttttgtcttcagaGAGAACTAGCATGCTGTTTTATGCTAGTACTTAGCCCAGCATTGGGCAAAGTGTCAGTACTTCATGTAAAATCACCATTTAACATTAAACCTATAATTATGATTTCTGTGACTGAGTTATGACTCATGCTTGTATGTCTTTCCATGTCTTTCCAACAGATTAGACGACacggaaaaaaaacccaaaggcAACGGGATTATTTGCCTCTGAAAACAGTTCATTTACTCTTTTTATGCCACTTTACATACTTTACTTGgttttaattatgtttatttaataaatcagATGTTATATCTAAAATgaatcacagaaacaaaactagcactttcagaaaaaaataaaatagtttcctgtttgttttttgttcgtTTGATGTGGTACAAAAAAATAGCTATttttagtatgaattttttaacaaaaacaaacatggtcattttctgtgacacataaaaaatgtcaaatatctgCCGCCacaaatatttgatttttcaTCTGTTTGTTCATCAAGTTTGCTTCTCTGTGTGATTTTTGAGCAACAATGTTTTAGACTTTGCTGTGGACTTTATTGCAGGTgtataacatttattaaaggaatagtttggtttttttgaagtgCACTCGTATCAGATCCAAAACCAGTGGGGACAATAAAATATGTGTCTTCTGAATCCAATGTTATTTTTGAAACGTCCTTGTCTCACCATTAGTCTTTTCTAACTTGGTTCTCACTTTGTTCCCCCACAacaaactccagagagaaaatcagtgatttaacatcacagcacacaggggttgttgatcctctgttgcctccatcactcagtttaaatgtcttattttgtgacttatgggtttgaaatcctttgtttttaGATTTCCATCAGTGGCCTAATTt
Encoded proteins:
- the LOC131469430 gene encoding uncharacterized protein C7orf57 homolog isoform X2, which gives rise to MEPEKSTEITSNDHQATKPAAVGAHISQIPGLSSSITSDVSEEKTRGRRVRVLDTDSDYVKLAKQGGHKGLLCHEETSPSSTDDYKRPDWFTSSPEDDGKTISEKKKNPGAFQTLAPPFGTDNMSTWEREEDDNCSTERVLQNNNNNNLHHSPTEKPPSLSKQHHATGQFRRIVFDKKPAPVDMSKLLSFGYADDDKPTADNDASN
- the LOC131469430 gene encoding uncharacterized protein C7orf57 homolog isoform X1, coding for MEPEKSTEITSNDHQATKPAAVGAHISQIPGLSSSITSDVSEEKTRGRRVRVLDTDSDYVKLAKQGGHKGLLCHEETSPSSTDDYKRPDWFTSSPEDDGKTISSEKKKNPGAFQTLAPPFGTDNMSTWEREEDDNCSTERVLQNNNNNNLHHSPTEKPPSLSKQHHATGQFRRIVFDKKPAPVDMSKLLSFGYADDDKPTADNDASN
- the LOC131469430 gene encoding uncharacterized protein C7orf57 homolog isoform X3, which codes for MEPEKSTEITSNDHQATKPAAVGAHISQIPGLSSSITSDVSEEKTRGRRVRVLDTDSDYVKLAKQGGHKGLLCHEETSPSSTDDYKRPDWFTSSPEDDGKTISSEKKKNPGAFQTLAPPFGTDNMSTWEREEDDNCSTERNNNNNNLHHSPTEKPPSLSKQHHATGQFRRIVFDKKPAPVDMSKLLSFGYADDDKPTADNDASN